From the Deltaproteobacteria bacterium genome, one window contains:
- the cas2 gene encoding CRISPR-associated endonuclease Cas2 yields the protein MRTVIAFDISNDRTRYRAVRALLDYAVRVQKSVFEAPDLSHAAYLRLRSQLEGLYDPSTDSLRYYRLCAACCERIHHEGVAPGILDPPEPFRII from the coding sequence ATGCGCACCGTGATCGCATTCGACATCTCCAACGACCGCACCCGCTACCGCGCCGTCCGCGCCCTGCTCGACTACGCCGTGCGCGTCCAGAAATCCGTGTTCGAAGCCCCCGACCTGTCCCACGCCGCCTACCTCCGCTTGCGCAGCCAACTCGAGGGCCTATACGACCCGAGCACCGACAGTCTGCGCTATTATCGGTTGTGCGCCGCCTGTTGCGAGCGCATCCACCACGAGGGCGTCGCGCCCGGCATCCTCGACCCGCCCGAACCCTTCCGCATCATCTGA